The following coding sequences are from one Epinephelus fuscoguttatus linkage group LG7, E.fuscoguttatus.final_Chr_v1 window:
- the rapgef3 gene encoding rap guanine nucleotide exchange factor 3 isoform X3: MEDLVESICSPPRRCTPEIGDTPLPEALNSKDTMKQFLSDRVVKAARSVYSVMIERNPGLIRDRKYHLKTYRQCCSGKELVDWLMKQNDCLQSRSQAVGMWQVLVDEGILVHVKHELNFHDKDTQFYRFQDSEFGLSHTTNEKDLEDELQEGLSLLSQLGPDALLTMILRKCPSHRSAEDLEVIYEELLHVKAAAHLSTSVRKELAAVLVFESHAKAGTVLFSQGDKGTSWYIIWKGSVNVITHGKGLVTTLHEGEDFGQLALLNDAPRAATIILREDNCHFLRVDKQDFIRILKDVEANTVRLEEHGKTVLVLEKSSDRAEQGGAGNNSKYTVMSGTPEKILEHLLETVKLDSNGNDAIDPCVSDFLLTHKVFMPSSQLCLALQHQYHAELSEGSDQEKASYILTTKQKVVKLIGQWVALYGLLLKEDPIAMDALEKLKTEVAGDIRLSSMLKDQFRERRRTKVMENGYQSLSRNQQFDWFSNCEEQVGRLQPIRAQDKVLYEIYRPDNKPLTLMLPVNTSVQDVMSAIVKPGGDHILVKMNSAGERAQLKLDATAVYTALGLNERLFICTSSQVEQLMPLKEQQGPERGTTDILEQMGSKDIANELTNYDWELFTAMHEVELVYYVFGRHKFPGAITANLERFVRRFNEVQYWVVTELCLCEDLVKRAILLKKFIKIAAVLKEQKNLNSFFAVMFGLSNSAVHRLYKTWERIPSKTKRIYCAYERLMDPSRNHRAYRLAVAKLSPPYIPFMPLLLKDMTFINEGNPNYVDKLVNFEKVRMIAKTVKIVRGCRSQPYVASSPQRGLADRMFLEGPATRISTYSDYALPLRSPCNIRHYIQNLKVIDIQRKLTQLSRTIEC, encoded by the exons TCAAAACATACAG ACAGTGTTGTTCTGGTAAAGAACTTGTTGACTGGCTgatgaaacaaaatgactgcCTCCAATCAAGAAGCCAGGCAGTTGGGATGTGGCAGGTCTTGGTGGATGAAGGAATTCTTGTCCATG TGAAACATGAGTTGAACTTCCACGACAAGGACACCCAGTTCTACCGCTTCCAGGACTCTGAGTTCGGCCTGAGCCACACAACAAATGAGAAGGACTTGGAGGACGAGCTGCAGGAGGGTCTGTCGCTGCTGTCTCAGCTCGGTCCTGACGCTCTGCTCACTATGATTCTACGCAAATG CCCCAGTCACAGGAGTGCCGAGGACCTGGAGGTCATCTACGAGGAGCTGCTCCATGTCAAGGCTGCAGCTCATCTCTCCACCTCA GTGCGTAAGGAGCTGGCAGCGGTGCTGGTCTTTGAATCACATGCCAAGGCCGGAACAGTCT TGTTCAGTCAGGGGGACAAAGGCACTTCTTGGTACATCATCTGGAAAGGCTCTGTAAATGTGATCACACATGGGAAG GGCCTGGTCACCACACTGCATGAGGGGGAAGACTTTGGGCAGCTAGCTTTGCTGAATGATGCACCTCGGGCTGCCACCATCATCTTGAGAGAAGACAACTGCCATTTCCTCCGTGTTGACAAACAGGACTTCATACGCATCCTCAAG GATGTTGAAGCTAACACGGTGCGACTGGAAGAGCATGGGAAAACTGTGCTGGTGTTGGAGAAGAGCAGCGATCGGGCCGAGCAGGGAGGAGCAGGAAACAACAGCAA GTACACCGTTATGTCAGGAACACCTGAGAAAATCCTGGAGCACCTATTGGAAACAGTAAAGTTGGACTCTAATGGAAATGACGCAATAG ATCCCTGTGTGAGCGACTTCCTGCTCACCCATAAAGTCTTCATGCCCTCCAGCCAGCTGTGTCTTGCACTACAGCACCA GTATCATGCGGAGCTCTCTGAGGGTTCAGATCAGGAGAAGGCTTCCTACATTCTCACCACCAAGCAGAAGGTAGTgaagctgattggccagtgggtggcgcTGTATGGCCTCCTGCTGAAAGAAGACCCCATTGCTATGGACGCTCTGGAG AAGTTGAAGACGGAGGTGGCAGGAGATATTCGTCTGTCCAGCATGCTGAAAGACCAATTTCGGGAAAGGAGGAGAACAAAAGT AATGGAGAATGGATATCAGTCACTGAGCAGG AACCAGCAGTTTGATTGGTTTTCAAACTGTGAGGAACAAGTGGGGAGGttacagccaatcagagcgcaAGATAAAG TGCTGTATGAGATCTACAGGCCAGACAACAAACCTCTCACTCTGATGCTCCCGGTGAACACATCTGTGCAGGATGTGATGTCAGCGATAGTCAAACCTGGCGGAGATCACATCCTGGTCAAAATGAACTCAGCGGGAG AGAGAGCTCAGTTGAAGCTGGATGCGACTGCAGTCTACACGGCTCTGGGACTCAATGAGagactgttcatctgcacaagCAGCCAAGTGGAACAGCTG ATGCCCCTGAAGGAGCAGCAGGGTCCAGAGCGAGGAACAACTGACATCCTCGAACAGATGGGCTCTAAAGACATCGCCAATGAACTCACCAACTATGACTGGGAACTGTTCACTGCCATGCATGAG GTGGAGCTTGTCTACTACGTATTCGGCCGTCATAAGTTCCCAGGTGCCATCACAGCTAACCTGGAGCGTTTCGTGCGTCGCTTCAACGAGGTGCAGTACTGGGTGGTGACGGAGCTGTGCCTCTGTGAGGACCTGGTGAAACGAGCCATCCTGCTCAAGAAGTTCATAAAGATTGCTGCAGT ATTAAAGGAGCAGAAGAATCTGAATTCATTCTTTGCTGTCATGTTTGGTTTGAGCAACAGTGCAGTACATAGGCTCTACAAGACCTGGGAG AGAATACCCAGCAAGACAAAAAGAATTTACTGTGCTTATGAGAGGTTGATG GATCCTTCACGCAACCACAGGGCCTACAGACTGGCTGTGGCCAAACTCAGTCCTCCCTATATCCCCTTCATGCCTCTGCTGCTCAAAG ACATGACCTTCATCAATGAGGGAAATCCAAACTACGTAGACAAATTGGTCAATTTTGAGAAAGTG CGCATGATTGCCAAGACAGTGAAGATTGTACGAGGATGCAGAAGCCAGCCGTACG TGGCGTCGTCTCCACAGAGGGGCCTGGCAGATCGGATGTTTCTGGAAGGGCCTGCTACTCGCATATcaacat aCTCAGACTACGCCCTCCCTCTGCGGAGTCCCTGCAACATCCGGCACTACATTCAGAACCTGAAAGTGATCGACATCCAGCGCAAGCTAACACAGCTATCAAGGACAATAGAATGCTAG
- the rapgef3 gene encoding rap guanine nucleotide exchange factor 3 isoform X1, which yields MIHLRDTVQAYMEDLVESICSPPRRCTPEIGDTPLPEALNSKDTMKQFLSDRVVKAARSVYSVMIERNPGLIRDRKYHLKTYRQCCSGKELVDWLMKQNDCLQSRSQAVGMWQVLVDEGILVHVKHELNFHDKDTQFYRFQDSEFGLSHTTNEKDLEDELQEGLSLLSQLGPDALLTMILRKCPSHRSAEDLEVIYEELLHVKAAAHLSTSVRKELAAVLVFESHAKAGTVLFSQGDKGTSWYIIWKGSVNVITHGKGLVTTLHEGEDFGQLALLNDAPRAATIILREDNCHFLRVDKQDFIRILKDVEANTVRLEEHGKTVLVLEKSSDRAEQGGAGNNSKYTVMSGTPEKILEHLLETVKLDSNGNDAIDPCVSDFLLTHKVFMPSSQLCLALQHQYHAELSEGSDQEKASYILTTKQKVVKLIGQWVALYGLLLKEDPIAMDALEKLKTEVAGDIRLSSMLKDQFRERRRTKVMENGYQSLSRNQQFDWFSNCEEQVGRLQPIRAQDKVLYEIYRPDNKPLTLMLPVNTSVQDVMSAIVKPGGDHILVKMNSAGERAQLKLDATAVYTALGLNERLFICTSSQVEQLMPLKEQQGPERGTTDILEQMGSKDIANELTNYDWELFTAMHEVELVYYVFGRHKFPGAITANLERFVRRFNEVQYWVVTELCLCEDLVKRAILLKKFIKIAAVLKEQKNLNSFFAVMFGLSNSAVHRLYKTWERIPSKTKRIYCAYERLMDPSRNHRAYRLAVAKLSPPYIPFMPLLLKDMTFINEGNPNYVDKLVNFEKVRMIAKTVKIVRGCRSQPYVASSPQRGLADRMFLEGPATRISTYSDYALPLRSPCNIRHYIQNLKVIDIQRKLTQLSRTIEC from the exons TCAAAACATACAG ACAGTGTTGTTCTGGTAAAGAACTTGTTGACTGGCTgatgaaacaaaatgactgcCTCCAATCAAGAAGCCAGGCAGTTGGGATGTGGCAGGTCTTGGTGGATGAAGGAATTCTTGTCCATG TGAAACATGAGTTGAACTTCCACGACAAGGACACCCAGTTCTACCGCTTCCAGGACTCTGAGTTCGGCCTGAGCCACACAACAAATGAGAAGGACTTGGAGGACGAGCTGCAGGAGGGTCTGTCGCTGCTGTCTCAGCTCGGTCCTGACGCTCTGCTCACTATGATTCTACGCAAATG CCCCAGTCACAGGAGTGCCGAGGACCTGGAGGTCATCTACGAGGAGCTGCTCCATGTCAAGGCTGCAGCTCATCTCTCCACCTCA GTGCGTAAGGAGCTGGCAGCGGTGCTGGTCTTTGAATCACATGCCAAGGCCGGAACAGTCT TGTTCAGTCAGGGGGACAAAGGCACTTCTTGGTACATCATCTGGAAAGGCTCTGTAAATGTGATCACACATGGGAAG GGCCTGGTCACCACACTGCATGAGGGGGAAGACTTTGGGCAGCTAGCTTTGCTGAATGATGCACCTCGGGCTGCCACCATCATCTTGAGAGAAGACAACTGCCATTTCCTCCGTGTTGACAAACAGGACTTCATACGCATCCTCAAG GATGTTGAAGCTAACACGGTGCGACTGGAAGAGCATGGGAAAACTGTGCTGGTGTTGGAGAAGAGCAGCGATCGGGCCGAGCAGGGAGGAGCAGGAAACAACAGCAA GTACACCGTTATGTCAGGAACACCTGAGAAAATCCTGGAGCACCTATTGGAAACAGTAAAGTTGGACTCTAATGGAAATGACGCAATAG ATCCCTGTGTGAGCGACTTCCTGCTCACCCATAAAGTCTTCATGCCCTCCAGCCAGCTGTGTCTTGCACTACAGCACCA GTATCATGCGGAGCTCTCTGAGGGTTCAGATCAGGAGAAGGCTTCCTACATTCTCACCACCAAGCAGAAGGTAGTgaagctgattggccagtgggtggcgcTGTATGGCCTCCTGCTGAAAGAAGACCCCATTGCTATGGACGCTCTGGAG AAGTTGAAGACGGAGGTGGCAGGAGATATTCGTCTGTCCAGCATGCTGAAAGACCAATTTCGGGAAAGGAGGAGAACAAAAGT AATGGAGAATGGATATCAGTCACTGAGCAGG AACCAGCAGTTTGATTGGTTTTCAAACTGTGAGGAACAAGTGGGGAGGttacagccaatcagagcgcaAGATAAAG TGCTGTATGAGATCTACAGGCCAGACAACAAACCTCTCACTCTGATGCTCCCGGTGAACACATCTGTGCAGGATGTGATGTCAGCGATAGTCAAACCTGGCGGAGATCACATCCTGGTCAAAATGAACTCAGCGGGAG AGAGAGCTCAGTTGAAGCTGGATGCGACTGCAGTCTACACGGCTCTGGGACTCAATGAGagactgttcatctgcacaagCAGCCAAGTGGAACAGCTG ATGCCCCTGAAGGAGCAGCAGGGTCCAGAGCGAGGAACAACTGACATCCTCGAACAGATGGGCTCTAAAGACATCGCCAATGAACTCACCAACTATGACTGGGAACTGTTCACTGCCATGCATGAG GTGGAGCTTGTCTACTACGTATTCGGCCGTCATAAGTTCCCAGGTGCCATCACAGCTAACCTGGAGCGTTTCGTGCGTCGCTTCAACGAGGTGCAGTACTGGGTGGTGACGGAGCTGTGCCTCTGTGAGGACCTGGTGAAACGAGCCATCCTGCTCAAGAAGTTCATAAAGATTGCTGCAGT ATTAAAGGAGCAGAAGAATCTGAATTCATTCTTTGCTGTCATGTTTGGTTTGAGCAACAGTGCAGTACATAGGCTCTACAAGACCTGGGAG AGAATACCCAGCAAGACAAAAAGAATTTACTGTGCTTATGAGAGGTTGATG GATCCTTCACGCAACCACAGGGCCTACAGACTGGCTGTGGCCAAACTCAGTCCTCCCTATATCCCCTTCATGCCTCTGCTGCTCAAAG ACATGACCTTCATCAATGAGGGAAATCCAAACTACGTAGACAAATTGGTCAATTTTGAGAAAGTG CGCATGATTGCCAAGACAGTGAAGATTGTACGAGGATGCAGAAGCCAGCCGTACG TGGCGTCGTCTCCACAGAGGGGCCTGGCAGATCGGATGTTTCTGGAAGGGCCTGCTACTCGCATATcaacat aCTCAGACTACGCCCTCCCTCTGCGGAGTCCCTGCAACATCCGGCACTACATTCAGAACCTGAAAGTGATCGACATCCAGCGCAAGCTAACACAGCTATCAAGGACAATAGAATGCTAG
- the rapgef3 gene encoding rap guanine nucleotide exchange factor 3 isoform X2, whose amino-acid sequence MHLFRSHHYQVFPDRSSVETPTIRGISWTPLPEALNSKDTMKQFLSDRVVKAARSVYSVMIERNPGLIRDRKYHLKTYRQCCSGKELVDWLMKQNDCLQSRSQAVGMWQVLVDEGILVHVKHELNFHDKDTQFYRFQDSEFGLSHTTNEKDLEDELQEGLSLLSQLGPDALLTMILRKCPSHRSAEDLEVIYEELLHVKAAAHLSTSVRKELAAVLVFESHAKAGTVLFSQGDKGTSWYIIWKGSVNVITHGKGLVTTLHEGEDFGQLALLNDAPRAATIILREDNCHFLRVDKQDFIRILKDVEANTVRLEEHGKTVLVLEKSSDRAEQGGAGNNSKYTVMSGTPEKILEHLLETVKLDSNGNDAIDPCVSDFLLTHKVFMPSSQLCLALQHQYHAELSEGSDQEKASYILTTKQKVVKLIGQWVALYGLLLKEDPIAMDALEKLKTEVAGDIRLSSMLKDQFRERRRTKVMENGYQSLSRNQQFDWFSNCEEQVGRLQPIRAQDKVLYEIYRPDNKPLTLMLPVNTSVQDVMSAIVKPGGDHILVKMNSAGERAQLKLDATAVYTALGLNERLFICTSSQVEQLMPLKEQQGPERGTTDILEQMGSKDIANELTNYDWELFTAMHEVELVYYVFGRHKFPGAITANLERFVRRFNEVQYWVVTELCLCEDLVKRAILLKKFIKIAAVLKEQKNLNSFFAVMFGLSNSAVHRLYKTWERIPSKTKRIYCAYERLMDPSRNHRAYRLAVAKLSPPYIPFMPLLLKDMTFINEGNPNYVDKLVNFEKVRMIAKTVKIVRGCRSQPYVASSPQRGLADRMFLEGPATRISTYSDYALPLRSPCNIRHYIQNLKVIDIQRKLTQLSRTIEC is encoded by the exons TCAAAACATACAG ACAGTGTTGTTCTGGTAAAGAACTTGTTGACTGGCTgatgaaacaaaatgactgcCTCCAATCAAGAAGCCAGGCAGTTGGGATGTGGCAGGTCTTGGTGGATGAAGGAATTCTTGTCCATG TGAAACATGAGTTGAACTTCCACGACAAGGACACCCAGTTCTACCGCTTCCAGGACTCTGAGTTCGGCCTGAGCCACACAACAAATGAGAAGGACTTGGAGGACGAGCTGCAGGAGGGTCTGTCGCTGCTGTCTCAGCTCGGTCCTGACGCTCTGCTCACTATGATTCTACGCAAATG CCCCAGTCACAGGAGTGCCGAGGACCTGGAGGTCATCTACGAGGAGCTGCTCCATGTCAAGGCTGCAGCTCATCTCTCCACCTCA GTGCGTAAGGAGCTGGCAGCGGTGCTGGTCTTTGAATCACATGCCAAGGCCGGAACAGTCT TGTTCAGTCAGGGGGACAAAGGCACTTCTTGGTACATCATCTGGAAAGGCTCTGTAAATGTGATCACACATGGGAAG GGCCTGGTCACCACACTGCATGAGGGGGAAGACTTTGGGCAGCTAGCTTTGCTGAATGATGCACCTCGGGCTGCCACCATCATCTTGAGAGAAGACAACTGCCATTTCCTCCGTGTTGACAAACAGGACTTCATACGCATCCTCAAG GATGTTGAAGCTAACACGGTGCGACTGGAAGAGCATGGGAAAACTGTGCTGGTGTTGGAGAAGAGCAGCGATCGGGCCGAGCAGGGAGGAGCAGGAAACAACAGCAA GTACACCGTTATGTCAGGAACACCTGAGAAAATCCTGGAGCACCTATTGGAAACAGTAAAGTTGGACTCTAATGGAAATGACGCAATAG ATCCCTGTGTGAGCGACTTCCTGCTCACCCATAAAGTCTTCATGCCCTCCAGCCAGCTGTGTCTTGCACTACAGCACCA GTATCATGCGGAGCTCTCTGAGGGTTCAGATCAGGAGAAGGCTTCCTACATTCTCACCACCAAGCAGAAGGTAGTgaagctgattggccagtgggtggcgcTGTATGGCCTCCTGCTGAAAGAAGACCCCATTGCTATGGACGCTCTGGAG AAGTTGAAGACGGAGGTGGCAGGAGATATTCGTCTGTCCAGCATGCTGAAAGACCAATTTCGGGAAAGGAGGAGAACAAAAGT AATGGAGAATGGATATCAGTCACTGAGCAGG AACCAGCAGTTTGATTGGTTTTCAAACTGTGAGGAACAAGTGGGGAGGttacagccaatcagagcgcaAGATAAAG TGCTGTATGAGATCTACAGGCCAGACAACAAACCTCTCACTCTGATGCTCCCGGTGAACACATCTGTGCAGGATGTGATGTCAGCGATAGTCAAACCTGGCGGAGATCACATCCTGGTCAAAATGAACTCAGCGGGAG AGAGAGCTCAGTTGAAGCTGGATGCGACTGCAGTCTACACGGCTCTGGGACTCAATGAGagactgttcatctgcacaagCAGCCAAGTGGAACAGCTG ATGCCCCTGAAGGAGCAGCAGGGTCCAGAGCGAGGAACAACTGACATCCTCGAACAGATGGGCTCTAAAGACATCGCCAATGAACTCACCAACTATGACTGGGAACTGTTCACTGCCATGCATGAG GTGGAGCTTGTCTACTACGTATTCGGCCGTCATAAGTTCCCAGGTGCCATCACAGCTAACCTGGAGCGTTTCGTGCGTCGCTTCAACGAGGTGCAGTACTGGGTGGTGACGGAGCTGTGCCTCTGTGAGGACCTGGTGAAACGAGCCATCCTGCTCAAGAAGTTCATAAAGATTGCTGCAGT ATTAAAGGAGCAGAAGAATCTGAATTCATTCTTTGCTGTCATGTTTGGTTTGAGCAACAGTGCAGTACATAGGCTCTACAAGACCTGGGAG AGAATACCCAGCAAGACAAAAAGAATTTACTGTGCTTATGAGAGGTTGATG GATCCTTCACGCAACCACAGGGCCTACAGACTGGCTGTGGCCAAACTCAGTCCTCCCTATATCCCCTTCATGCCTCTGCTGCTCAAAG ACATGACCTTCATCAATGAGGGAAATCCAAACTACGTAGACAAATTGGTCAATTTTGAGAAAGTG CGCATGATTGCCAAGACAGTGAAGATTGTACGAGGATGCAGAAGCCAGCCGTACG TGGCGTCGTCTCCACAGAGGGGCCTGGCAGATCGGATGTTTCTGGAAGGGCCTGCTACTCGCATATcaacat aCTCAGACTACGCCCTCCCTCTGCGGAGTCCCTGCAACATCCGGCACTACATTCAGAACCTGAAAGTGATCGACATCCAGCGCAAGCTAACACAGCTATCAAGGACAATAGAATGCTAG